The proteins below come from a single Conger conger chromosome 10, fConCon1.1, whole genome shotgun sequence genomic window:
- the LOC133139610 gene encoding tumor necrosis factor receptor superfamily member 14-like isoform X1, with protein sequence MMWQIMWHLWMWMVYLLLLFCDLSYCCGSAEYFINGECCPMCSPGEHVYRHCTEYTSTSCKPCTAGSFMAVPNGLLYCITCAVCDPGLGLKTARECSRTSDAMCGTLDQHYCTEADKKGCRLAQRHTICRPGTLIKRNGTILTNTECEECRDKTFSNESSLPFCKPHTDCQSLGLQEITAGTDTSDSVCGPRNDLVAVVVPVVLVLVAGLSAVIGIFISRKRKKGKQNGGIEQPQDEERRMKNTCCRAGRSSSQHAGERQECILDRLPVHCRAPKIHASTDSFRKINLICMSIRYGRKPIYPEETQMEETYKHTPERKI encoded by the exons ATGATGTGGCAAATCATGTGGCATTTGTGGATGTGGATG GTATATCTGTTGCTCCTTTTCTGTGACCTCTCCTATTGCTGTGGAAGTGCAGAATACTTCATTAATGGAGAGTGCTGTCCGATGTGCTCACCTG GGGAGCATGTTTATAGGCACTGCACAGAATACACAAGCACCTCCTGTAAACCGTGCACTGCTGGATCATTCATGGCGGTGCCCAACGGTCTTCTTTATTGTATCACTTGTGCAGTCTGTGACCCAG GTCTTGGTTTAAAGACAGCCAGGGAGTGCAGTCGCACCTCTGATGCAATGTGTGGGACTCTGGATCAGCACTACTGCACTGAGGCAGATAAGAAGGGCTGCAGattagcacagagacacactatcTGCAGGCCTGGGACATTAATCAAACGCAATG GAACAATATTGACCAATACCGAATGCGAAGAATGTCgtgacaaaacattttcaaatgaatcTTCTTTGCCATTctgcaaaccacacacaga TTGCCAATCCTTGGGACTTCAGGAAATTACAGCTGGAACAGACACATCAGACAGTGTATGTGGACCAAGAAATGATCTTGTTGCTGTGGTTGTGCCTGTGGTGCTTGTGCTTGTAGCAGGACTATCAGCTGTCATAGGAATTTTCATTTCAA gaaagagaaagaagggaaaacaaaatggagggataGAACAGCCACAGGATGAAG AGAGGAGAATGAAGAACACG TGTTGCAGGGCAGGCAGGAGCTcatcccagcatgcaggcgAGAGACAGGAATGCATCCTGGACAGGTTACCAGTCCATTGCAGAGCACCTAAGATTCACGCCTCCACTGATTCCTTTAGGAAAATTAACCTAATATGCATGTCCATTCgctatgggaggaaaccaatatatccggaggaaacccaaatggaggaaacatataaacatactcCAGAAAGAAAGATTTGA